The Verrucomicrobiota bacterium region GATTCGTATCTGGGCGCCGGTTTCGGGGGAAGGCGCAACTGCTCAGTAACGCAGTGAGGAGAAGCGCCGTAAGGTTACGGCACCAAGGGAACCCGTGAGGGTGACTTTCGGCAGGCGTTCCAGATAGGGACGGACTGATAAGAAATTGCTTTGAAGTACTATTCACGCCTTCATTGGGCGCGCCGCAGTAAAGGAGCATTGCTTTTGGCTCACGATGCATGTGGCTGACCCTACGCCCACAACAGTTGGGGAATCAAGCGGGATTTCTTGCTGGGACAGCGGTGGACTGGAATAAACCAGCAAACTGACCGCGATGCGGTTAAACGGGATTTCTTATCTAATTGGCGGTCGCAACCGACGCCTCAACTTTCCAGGGGCTTGCGAACAATGAAATACGTATTGGACGAATACGCTCTTATCATCGTACTCAAAGTAGATCGCGTACGGAAACCGATGAACTAATATTCGGCGAAAGGTATCAAAACGGATGGAATAATGAAGCGGATGCTCAGCGATCAGGGTGTAAGCTTGCTCCAGGCAATCCAGAAAATCCTCTCCTAACCCCGGGGCTTCTCCTTCGTACCACTCATAGGCGTCGGCGATGTCAATCACCGCCTCTGGCACCAAAATAATGGCTCTACGCACTGAGGGATTGGATTTTCTTTTTCGCGTGCTGCCACAGTATCCCCGAAGTTGGATTTGCCATGAAACGGGCCTTGCGGGCACGCAACTCCGCGACCACAGCGGGAGAATCCGCCAAGCAGTTTGGATCTTCCGCGATTGAGTTCCATAAATCTTCAACCAACCGCAATCGTTCAGCGACCGGCAAAGATCGTAATTCGTCTATCGCAATCATAGAACAACCCTAATTCAATGGGCAGGAACGCGCAAGCGGGCGTTTTGAGAAACTGTTAGACTTTGCTTTTGGGCACGGTTCACGCGTGCGCACTCCAACGCCACGACCTTGAGGTAATGTTCATGCCTTCACTGGCCGTGATGCAGTAACCGCCAGTGCCAACCGATCGGCTCTGTCGCGTTTGGGAAAGATTTTCCTCAGTTCAACTTCTTCTGATAGAGGCGGACGTAGTCCACGACCAGGGTATCTTCGGGGGGCAGGAAGTTCTCCCATTGGCTTGTGGGCCCGCACCAAGGGGCGGCTTCGACGCTGATCTTGATGAACGCCGGTTTGCGGCAGGTGCCCTGTGATTTGGCCAGCGGGGCGCCGTCCTTGCCCTTCGCGGCGCCCAGCCCCAGGGCGTCGGTTTCCATGATCGCGACGCCGTCAATATAATAGACATACTTGGTCTCGTCCCAGTAAAGGCCGTAGGTGTGGAATTGCCCGTCCAACAATTCGAGGTGCGGGCCGGTTTCTTTGCCCCCGGCGTTGTGGGTCTTGCCATAGCCGCCCCAGTGCAGGTTGTGGGACATCCGGCCCAGGTTCCATTGGTTGAACGTCTCGAAGATGTCCACCTCGGTGCCCAGACGGGTATCGGTGGTGCGGCCCGCGACGACGTCGCCCGCCAAAAGCCAGAAGCCCGTCCAGTAATCGCTGCGGACGTGTTTCGGGAGGCGGAGGCGCGTTTCGCGGTAGCATCCGAAGGGCAGAGTAATGACGAGCCCTTCGCTGCCCTCAGCGGTCAGCAGCAGCCGCAGGGTGTCCCCCCGGAACAGGAAGGCGTCCGCGCTTTTCGCCTTGGGAAAAAGCTTGGCCGGGCTCTCGTTCACCGACCACGCAACCTTGCCGCCGAAGCCGTCCGGCGCGACATCGAAGTGGTGCGAAATCTTATACGCGCCTTCCGGGGCGTTGGCGCTTTTGAGGATAAGCTGCCCGCCGGCCTTCGCCTCCAAGGTCATTTTCACGCCGCCCCGGTAAGTGAGGTAAGCGACTTGGTTGGACACCGCCACCTCGACCGGCCCGCTCGGATTGACCCCTCTTCAGGAAAAAGTACTCCAAAAGTAGCCCAAAATTACACCAGTGGGGGCGGTGTAATGGTGTAGTTTTATGGGAGACCTGGTTCATAAGCCATTGCAAGGTAATCGGTTGATTCGTTTGCGCCGACTCACGTCGGCGAGTACGCCGAAGCAGGTGGTGCAGTTTTGGGAATTGTGATGAAATTGTGATAAACAGATTTTTTATCACAAAATGTGATGTTTTTGTGATGAAATGATTTTTTATCACATTTCTTTGACCGACTTTTGCAGGAAAATGAACCGGCATAAAAATGGGAAGCCGGACATGGCAGAAAAATTTACTGGCAAAAAAATTATGACCGGAAGGTGCCAAGACCGAAGACCGGAGCCCGCGAATCACGCCAATCCACGCGAATGGTTGCCGCCAGTTCGGAGTTCGAAATTCGGGTCTCGAATATCTATTCATATTCATGTCATTCATGGGCGACACGGTAGCAGGGATTGGTTGTGGGTGGTTTCCTCCCAGAGGAGAATAATTCAAATGCGGAACTCTCGATTTCGGATTTCGGATTGCGGAATGCGGAATGCGGAATGCGGAATGCGGAGTGCGGAGTGCGGACTGCGGAATGAAATATGTTCAGGCAGAAAAATCACCGCCAGAAAATAGAAGCTGGGAGTTTGGAGTTAGAATGCCAGGTAGAATGACAAAAACGGGCGACTGGGAGGTGCCAATGGGACAGATAGGACGAATAGGATGCATGGGCACCCACGCATTAGAACGTCCCAAGGCATCGGTGACGTTGGTCAACACTTGGCTATTCGGTCGGGGCTTAAACTGGAATGGTTATCATGGTTCCCATTTTTTAGTTCCTGGCGGTCGAACTTTCAAGTCATTGTTCGAGTTTGACCCTTTTTTTCTTTCTAGGCGAACCTCTTTTCTTTTTAATTGTAGTAGAAAACCACCTTCAGGGAGCGCACTTGGGAACCCATGCTGGCACGGGCAGCGGCAGGCCATGGCCGATAAGGTGCGCCGTTGCGAACCGCCCGGAGGTAGAACTGTCCCAGCGTCTCGTTAAGCGTATTGCTGATGATTTTCAACGAAGTGACGCTGCCAATTTCGTCCAGATCGCACTGAATCATCACCTTTCCCGGCGGGAGCTGGACAAAAAGGTCTGGGTTGTTCTTCTCAGCTTCTTTATGGACAGCTTCCATCATCGCGTGAATAAGCAAAGAGTCATA contains the following coding sequences:
- a CDS encoding addiction module protein, with translation MIAIDELRSLPVAERLRLVEDLWNSIAEDPNCLADSPAVVAELRARKARFMANPTSGILWQHAKKKIQSLSA
- a CDS encoding glycoside hydrolase family 16 protein, which translates into the protein MTLEAKAGGQLILKSANAPEGAYKISHHFDVAPDGFGGKVAWSVNESPAKLFPKAKSADAFLFRGDTLRLLLTAEGSEGLVITLPFGCYRETRLRLPKHVRSDYWTGFWLLAGDVVAGRTTDTRLGTEVDIFETFNQWNLGRMSHNLHWGGYGKTHNAGGKETGPHLELLDGQFHTYGLYWDETKYVYYIDGVAIMETDALGLGAAKGKDGAPLAKSQGTCRKPAFIKISVEAAPWCGPTSQWENFLPPEDTLVVDYVRLYQKKLN